The Xenopus tropicalis strain Nigerian chromosome 7, UCB_Xtro_10.0, whole genome shotgun sequence genome includes a region encoding these proteins:
- the ltbr gene encoding tumor necrosis factor receptor superfamily member 3 isoform X5 encodes MKVGPVPWLFLLLLGSLWRDAQQAPKNEKDCGEHEYFNFKHKKCCSKCPPGTYASSQCNAKSNTTCTPCRSDFYTEQWNYADRCRMCFPCPKEDTRLVATVNCSATTATVCECQYGFVCEVNNALGKCMNCKRVATPPPTMEPSTDQGKNDGTNENEDNGAPLSIIIPVAIGLILFACIILLLFPNTRVLKRIVRAMGTKKDNKSSSLVDAKTEQGVTQDQEKLLPSPSSYATIVGLQFMKCHAGSWWHLKYYYLTDTNRTIC; translated from the exons GCCCCAAAGAATGAAAAGGACTGCGGAGAACATGAATATTTTAACTTCAAACACAAAAAGTGCTGCTCCAAGTGCCCCCCAG gcacataCGCCTCTTCCCAGTGCAACGCTAAATCCAACACAACCTGCACGCCGTGCCGCAGCGACTTCTACACCGAGCAGTGGAACTACGCCGACCGATGTAGGATGTGTTTCCCCTGTCCCAAAG AAGATACTAGACTGGTGGCCACTGTGAATTGCTCTGCCACCACCGCTACTGTCTGCGAGTGCCaatatgggtttgtgtgtgaggTAAACAACGCACTGGGGAAGTGCATGAACTGCAAACGTGTCGCCACCCCCCCACCTACAATGGAACCCTCCACAG ATCAAGGTAAAAATGATGGAACTAATGAAAATGAAGATAACG GTGCCCCCCTTTCGATTATAATCCCCGTGGCTATTGGTTTGATCCTGTTTGCGTGTATAATATTATTACTTTTTCCTAATACACGCGTTTTGAAGAGAATAG TTCGTGCAATGGGCACCAAG AAGGACAACAAATCATCATCCTTAGTAGATGCCAAGACTGAACAAGGCGTAACTCAGGATCAAGAGAAGCTGTTACCTTCACCTAGTTCATATGCAACTATTGTCG GTTTACAATTCATGAAGTGTCATGCTGGCTCATGGTGGCATCTAAAGTACTATTACTTGACTGATACTAACAGGACTATCTGCTGA
- the ltbr gene encoding tumor necrosis factor receptor superfamily member 3 isoform X3 encodes MKVGPVPWLFLLLLGSLWRDAQQAPKNEKDCGEHEYFNFKHKKCCSKCPPGTYASSQCNAKSNTTCTPCRSDFYTEQWNYADRCRMCFPCPKEDTRLVATVNCSATTATVCECQYGFVCEVNNALGKCMNCKRVATPPPTMEPSTDQGAPLSIIIPVAIGLILFACIILLLFPNTRVLKRIVRAMGTKKDNKSSSLVDAKTEQGVTQDQEKLLPSPSSYATIVERNKGQPYGNNCPTQDATGPIQVQDDNLPFPIKETQTPETEEP; translated from the exons GCCCCAAAGAATGAAAAGGACTGCGGAGAACATGAATATTTTAACTTCAAACACAAAAAGTGCTGCTCCAAGTGCCCCCCAG gcacataCGCCTCTTCCCAGTGCAACGCTAAATCCAACACAACCTGCACGCCGTGCCGCAGCGACTTCTACACCGAGCAGTGGAACTACGCCGACCGATGTAGGATGTGTTTCCCCTGTCCCAAAG AAGATACTAGACTGGTGGCCACTGTGAATTGCTCTGCCACCACCGCTACTGTCTGCGAGTGCCaatatgggtttgtgtgtgaggTAAACAACGCACTGGGGAAGTGCATGAACTGCAAACGTGTCGCCACCCCCCCACCTACAATGGAACCCTCCACAG ATCAAG GTGCCCCCCTTTCGATTATAATCCCCGTGGCTATTGGTTTGATCCTGTTTGCGTGTATAATATTATTACTTTTTCCTAATACACGCGTTTTGAAGAGAATAG TTCGTGCAATGGGCACCAAG AAGGACAACAAATCATCATCCTTAGTAGATGCCAAGACTGAACAAGGCGTAACTCAGGATCAAGAGAAGCTGTTACCTTCACCTAGTTCATATGCAACTATTGTCG AGCGCAACAAGGGACAACCCTATGGCAATAACTGTCCTACTCAAGATGCCACAGGCCCCATCCAAGTTCAAGATGATAATCTTCCATTCCCCATAAAAGAAACACAAACACCAGAGACTGAAGAACCATGA
- the ltbr gene encoding tumor necrosis factor receptor superfamily member 3 isoform X1, protein MKVGPVPWLFLLLLGSLWRDAQQAPKNEKDCGEHEYFNFKHKKCCSKCPPGTYASSQCNAKSNTTCTPCRSDFYTEQWNYADRCRMCFPCPKEDTRLVATVNCSATTATVCECQYGFVCEVNNALGKCMNCKRVATPPPTMEPSTDQGKNDGTNENEDNGAPLSIIIPVAIGLILFACIILLLFPNTRVLKRIVRAMGTKKDNKSSSLVDAKTEQGVTQDQEKLLPSPSSYATIVERNKGQPYGNNCPTQDATGPIQVQDDNLPFPIKETQTPETEEP, encoded by the exons GCCCCAAAGAATGAAAAGGACTGCGGAGAACATGAATATTTTAACTTCAAACACAAAAAGTGCTGCTCCAAGTGCCCCCCAG gcacataCGCCTCTTCCCAGTGCAACGCTAAATCCAACACAACCTGCACGCCGTGCCGCAGCGACTTCTACACCGAGCAGTGGAACTACGCCGACCGATGTAGGATGTGTTTCCCCTGTCCCAAAG AAGATACTAGACTGGTGGCCACTGTGAATTGCTCTGCCACCACCGCTACTGTCTGCGAGTGCCaatatgggtttgtgtgtgaggTAAACAACGCACTGGGGAAGTGCATGAACTGCAAACGTGTCGCCACCCCCCCACCTACAATGGAACCCTCCACAG ATCAAGGTAAAAATGATGGAACTAATGAAAATGAAGATAACG GTGCCCCCCTTTCGATTATAATCCCCGTGGCTATTGGTTTGATCCTGTTTGCGTGTATAATATTATTACTTTTTCCTAATACACGCGTTTTGAAGAGAATAG TTCGTGCAATGGGCACCAAG AAGGACAACAAATCATCATCCTTAGTAGATGCCAAGACTGAACAAGGCGTAACTCAGGATCAAGAGAAGCTGTTACCTTCACCTAGTTCATATGCAACTATTGTCG AGCGCAACAAGGGACAACCCTATGGCAATAACTGTCCTACTCAAGATGCCACAGGCCCCATCCAAGTTCAAGATGATAATCTTCCATTCCCCATAAAAGAAACACAAACACCAGAGACTGAAGAACCATGA
- the tapbpl gene encoding tapasin-related protein, with protein sequence MLGMKRGKYLLLMLILLLHSLAVQCQGKPVVQRAVDIVLPCEYVLMKEGGRGSLGGLTFSRERVTLVLRNISVTGEGEELDPITEYEAPKDKENTTYQATVRVGPLPFAERLLHAECEGEEVGCEISPIYGEFYVAHVYLPELSVSMMCQAEVSMEEQDVLKEQGEKTVTPMTVDYIVSSSPPSHHSHISGDVSLNCEVWGDLDRMEVEWYFQSEGRGRRVFPSEEPRVSVGQEGQKSKGDVSLVLRGVLVSDEGTYICTVSAEQHKIQQILKLGIREPPRVSISQRGGRETRLTCRTDRYYPLDVEFDWLLNGSPVPDPDIETSSHRKNSDGTYNLSSTLTVPLPAAGSDPHTYTCSVSHVSLAEPILAHVSIALPDAESYTPSGYRLIVSSTIISAIIFIVALAKSIWAKQKQGAEKKKE encoded by the exons ATGTTGGGCATGAAGAGAGGCAAATACCTGCTGCTAATGCTGATCCTTCTTCTGCACA GCTTGGCGGTACAGTGCCAAGGCAAGCCGGTGGTACAGCGCGCGGTGGATATCGTGCTGCCCTGTGAATACGTCCTTATGAAAGAGGGCGGGCGAGGCAGTCTGGGGGGGCTGACGTTCTCCCGGGAGCGCGTTACTCTGGTGCTGCGCAATATATCGGTGACCGGGGAAGGAGAAGAGCTGGACCCAATCACAGAGTATGAAGCCCCCAAAGATAAAGAGAACACCACCTACCAAGCCACAG TGCGTGTGGGTCCCCTGCCATTTGCAGAGCGCTTGCTGCACGCGGAATGCGAGGGGGAGGAAGTCGGATGCGAGATTTCCCCCATTTATGGCGAGTTCTACGTGGCGCACGTCTACTTGCCGGAGCTCAGCGTTTCCATGATGTGTCAAGCAGAGGTTTCTATGGAAGAACAGGACGTCCTGAAGGAGCAGGGGGAGAAGACGGTTACCCCAATGACGG TGGATTACATTGTATCCTCCTCTCCCCCCTCGCACCATTCTCATATCTCTGGGGACGTCAGCCTGAATTGTGAGGTGTGGGGGGACCTGGACAGAATGGAGGTGGAGTGGTACTTCCAGAGCGAAGGCAGGGGCCGGAGGGTATTTCCCAGTGAGGAGCCGCGGGTCAGcgtggggcaggaggggcagaagAGCAAAGGAGACGTGTCGCTGGTGCTGAGAGGGGTGCTCGTATCGGACGAGGGCACCTACATCTGTACCGTGAGTGCCGAGCAGCATAAAATACAGCAGATATTAAAGCTGGGAATCAGAG AGCCCCCCAGGGTCAGCATTAGCCAGAGAGGAGGCCGAGAGACCAGACTGACATGCCGCACAGACCGATACTACCCCCTGGATGTGGAATTCGATTGGCTCCTGAATGGGTCCCCAGTGCCTGACCCTGACATTGAGACTTCCAGTCATCGCAAGAACAGCGACGGCACCTACAACCTGAGCAGCACCCTGACTGTGCCTCTACCTGCCGCCGGCTCCGACCCTCATACCTACACCTGCTCTGTGTCACATGTGTCCCTCGCTGAGCCAATCCTAGCACACGTCAGCATTGCTCTCCCAG ATGCAGAGAGTTACACTCCCTCGGGCTACAGACTGATCGTCTCATCTACCATCATATCCGCCATCATCTTCATCGTGGCACTCGCTAAATCCATCTGGGCCAAACAGAAGCAAGGGGCAGAGAAGAAGAAAGAGTGA
- the ltbr gene encoding tumor necrosis factor receptor superfamily member 3 isoform X4, which yields MKVGPVPWLFLLLLGSLWRDAQQAPKNEKDCGEHEYFNFKHKKCCSKCPPGTYASSQCNAKSNTTCTPCRSDFYTEQWNYADRCRMCFPCPKEDTRLVATVNCSATTATVCECQYGFVCEVNNALGKCMNCKRVATPPPTMEPSTGAPLSIIIPVAIGLILFACIILLLFPNTRVLKRIVRAMGTKKDNKSSSLVDAKTEQGVTQDQEKLLPSPSSYATIVERNKGQPYGNNCPTQDATGPIQVQDDNLPFPIKETQTPETEEP from the exons GCCCCAAAGAATGAAAAGGACTGCGGAGAACATGAATATTTTAACTTCAAACACAAAAAGTGCTGCTCCAAGTGCCCCCCAG gcacataCGCCTCTTCCCAGTGCAACGCTAAATCCAACACAACCTGCACGCCGTGCCGCAGCGACTTCTACACCGAGCAGTGGAACTACGCCGACCGATGTAGGATGTGTTTCCCCTGTCCCAAAG AAGATACTAGACTGGTGGCCACTGTGAATTGCTCTGCCACCACCGCTACTGTCTGCGAGTGCCaatatgggtttgtgtgtgaggTAAACAACGCACTGGGGAAGTGCATGAACTGCAAACGTGTCGCCACCCCCCCACCTACAATGGAACCCTCCACAG GTGCCCCCCTTTCGATTATAATCCCCGTGGCTATTGGTTTGATCCTGTTTGCGTGTATAATATTATTACTTTTTCCTAATACACGCGTTTTGAAGAGAATAG TTCGTGCAATGGGCACCAAG AAGGACAACAAATCATCATCCTTAGTAGATGCCAAGACTGAACAAGGCGTAACTCAGGATCAAGAGAAGCTGTTACCTTCACCTAGTTCATATGCAACTATTGTCG AGCGCAACAAGGGACAACCCTATGGCAATAACTGTCCTACTCAAGATGCCACAGGCCCCATCCAAGTTCAAGATGATAATCTTCCATTCCCCATAAAAGAAACACAAACACCAGAGACTGAAGAACCATGA
- the ltbr gene encoding tumor necrosis factor receptor superfamily member 3 isoform X2, translated as MKVGPVPWLFLLLLGSLWRDAQQAPKNEKDCGEHEYFNFKHKKCCSKCPPGTYASSQCNAKSNTTCTPCRSDFYTEQWNYADRCRMCFPCPKDTRLVATVNCSATTATVCECQYGFVCEVNNALGKCMNCKRVATPPPTMEPSTDQGKNDGTNENEDNGAPLSIIIPVAIGLILFACIILLLFPNTRVLKRIVRAMGTKKDNKSSSLVDAKTEQGVTQDQEKLLPSPSSYATIVERNKGQPYGNNCPTQDATGPIQVQDDNLPFPIKETQTPETEEP; from the exons GCCCCAAAGAATGAAAAGGACTGCGGAGAACATGAATATTTTAACTTCAAACACAAAAAGTGCTGCTCCAAGTGCCCCCCAG gcacataCGCCTCTTCCCAGTGCAACGCTAAATCCAACACAACCTGCACGCCGTGCCGCAGCGACTTCTACACCGAGCAGTGGAACTACGCCGACCGATGTAGGATGTGTTTCCCCTGTCCCAAAG ATACTAGACTGGTGGCCACTGTGAATTGCTCTGCCACCACCGCTACTGTCTGCGAGTGCCaatatgggtttgtgtgtgaggTAAACAACGCACTGGGGAAGTGCATGAACTGCAAACGTGTCGCCACCCCCCCACCTACAATGGAACCCTCCACAG ATCAAGGTAAAAATGATGGAACTAATGAAAATGAAGATAACG GTGCCCCCCTTTCGATTATAATCCCCGTGGCTATTGGTTTGATCCTGTTTGCGTGTATAATATTATTACTTTTTCCTAATACACGCGTTTTGAAGAGAATAG TTCGTGCAATGGGCACCAAG AAGGACAACAAATCATCATCCTTAGTAGATGCCAAGACTGAACAAGGCGTAACTCAGGATCAAGAGAAGCTGTTACCTTCACCTAGTTCATATGCAACTATTGTCG AGCGCAACAAGGGACAACCCTATGGCAATAACTGTCCTACTCAAGATGCCACAGGCCCCATCCAAGTTCAAGATGATAATCTTCCATTCCCCATAAAAGAAACACAAACACCAGAGACTGAAGAACCATGA